The nucleotide sequence TGGAATAACTGTTGAAAATTCAGAAAAAATTTTATGAAGGGGGTTTTCATTTTGGATAAACAAATGAATTACGGTGATGACTATAAATTTATACCAGCCTCATCTGTTAAAAGTGGTGTAAGTGAAGAGCTATTGCCCGACCTATATGTTCACACGATTCAAATTGCAAATATTATTTTTTATAGCAGTCCTGATAATAACGGGTTTGTTTTAATAGACGCCGGGATGCCGAAAAGCGCACAAGAAATTATTGATGTGGCTGAAAAAAGATATGGGAAAAATGCAAAACCGAAAGCAATTATTTTAACACACGGGCATTTTGATCATGTAGGGGCTATCATTGAACTTGTTGAACATTGGCAAGTACCGGTTTTCGCTCACAAGCTGGAACTGCCGTATTTAACTGGCTTAGAAAATTATCCGGAGCCGGACCCCACTGTTGATAGCGGATTAGTCGCTAAAATGTCCCCGATGTTCCCGAATGAAGCAATTGACTTAGGGGAATCTGTCCAGGAGCTTCCTCCAGATGGAACCGTACCTTTTATGGAAGGATTTAAGTGGATTCATACACCGGGACATACACCAGGACACGTTTCGTTATTTAGGGAGCGCGACGGAGCACTTATTGCAGGGGATGCATTTGTGACGGTCAAACAGGAATCCTTGTATAAAGTATTTACCCAGGAAAAAGAAGTGAACGGACCCCCGAAGTATTTGACGCCGGACTGGGCCGCAGCTTTTGAATCAGTAAAAATTCTGGCAGCATTAAATCCTTCTGTAGCGGTTACAGGACATGGCGTGCCGATGAGCGGAGAAGAACTAAGCGAGGGGCTGCGGAAACTTGTTGATAAATTTGATCAAATAGCATTGCCAAGTAATAAGAAATAAATAGTACAAAAAATCATCCTTTTACTCAGTAAATGGATGATTTTTTGAAGTGTGATAGAGTGGGTCTGATTTAAATGCTAAAGCAGAAATTAATTATTCAAATCATATAACCCGGGGCTATGCTCATTTGGCATGTCCGTCATCAACGGTATCGGGAAACCTGCTGGCGGGGGTGTTACCTAATATGTTCCGCCATTTCGACTAAGATTAAAATATTACGATTATATTTCATAGGACTACTTTTCGGAAAATAGGGTAGAAAAGTAACAGAGATGGTTGAGTATAACTAATCTTGTGGAACTTGCTATTTTTGGAATGAGGAGGATGTAAATTGGAGAACAACAATAAAAAAGTCGAGCAATTGAAACAGTTTACTACGAAAGATGAAGGGCAGCCGTTAACTACGAATCATGGATTAAAGTTAACGAATGACGAGCATTCATTAACGATAGGTGAACGTGGCCCAACAATAATGGAAGACTTTCATTTTCGTGAAAAAATGACCCATTTCGACCATGAACGTATTCCAGAACGAGTAGTACATGCACGAGGTTCGGGGGCTCATGGTGTATTTGAAAGTTATGGCGATGCATCAGATATAACGATGGCTCATTTTTTAGGAGAGAAAGGTCGCCAAACACCTGTCTTTGTTCGATTTTCAACAGTAGCAGGCTCACGAGGTTCAGCAGAAACAGTTCGTGATGTACGAGGATTTGCGACGAAGTTTTATACAGAAGAAGGGAACTATGATCTCGTAGGAAACAATATCCCAATTTTCTTCATTCAAGATGCAATTAAATTCCCGGATTTAATTCATGCAGTAAAACCGGAGCCACATAATGAAATTCCTCAAGCGCAAAGTGCCCATGATACCTTTTGGGATTTTGTCGTAAGCAATGAAGAAACCGCACATATGACTATGTGGAAAATGTCTGACCGAGCGCTTCCAAGAAGTTTCCGTACGATGGAAGGGTTTGGTGTAAATACTTTCCGTTTTGTCAACGCCAATGGGGAAGCCCACTTCGTAAAATTCCATTGGAAACCTGTATTCGGCGCTCATTCTTTAGTATGGGATGAAGCTCAAAAAATCGCAGGAAAAGACCCGGACTTTAATCGCCGTGACCTTTTCGATAATATTGAAGCCGGAAATTATCCGGAATATGAACTTGCTGTGCAGCTGATTCCACAAGAAGATGAGTTCAAGTTTGATTTCGATATTTTAGATCCGACAAAAATTTGGCCGGAAGAATTGATTCCGCTTCGCAAACTCGGAAAAATGACATTAAATCGAAATACTGATAACTTCTTTGCAGAAACGGAACAGATTGCATTTCATGTAGGACATGTTGTACCGGGAATTGATTTTTCAAACGATCCGTTATTACAAGGACGTTTATTCTCTTACACCGATACACAACTGATTCGATTAGGCGGACCAAACTTCCATGAGTTGCCGATCAACCGTCCTGTATGCCCATTCCATAATAATCAGCGTGATGGTTATGGTCGAATGACGATTAATAAAGGGCGTGTTGCATACGGGAAAAACAGTTTGCAAAACAATACACCGCATGTAGTGACGCAAAATGAAGGCGGCTATGCTCATTACCAGGAAAAAATCGAAGGTCGAAAAGTACGTGCTCGAAGCTTATCGTTTGAAGATCACTATAGCCAAGCGCGTCAATTCTGGTTAAGCCAAACAGATGTGGAAAAACAGCATATTATCAATGCTTTCAGTTTTGAATTGGGGAAAGTAGAAACAATTGAAATCCGCAAAGCAGCAGTCGATATGTTTGCTCGTGTCGACCGTGCAATGGCTGAACAAATTGCACAAAATATCGGTGTTACACCACCAGACGAATCGATCCAGCAAGTTGCCGATCAACAGCCATCTGATGCTGTGAGTATCTTAAAAAATCAGATACCATTCTTAAAGTCGAAAAAAGTCGGTATTATTGTTGATACAAACAGCAATTTGGAAGAACTGATTACTCCTTTGGAAAACGAGGGCGTTACAGTAGAGTTGATCAGCGATAAGCAAGGAAGAATCGGTGAGCGTGAAATTGATCACACGCTGGAAACCGCATCTCCTGTACTTTATGATGGTCTAATTGTTGCCGCGACTTTCGATAGTGTCGTGCCTAAACGTAAAGTACAACGATTTGCTGATGAAATTTTCAACCACTATAAAGCATTGGGGTATGCTTCAACCGAAATTTTAGATAAAGGCTATGCGAATGCACCTGGTGTCACAACAGGAATTTCAGAATTTGTTGAAGCGTTGAAAAAAGGTCGCCACTTTGACCGTACAGATGCAACGGGTTGATTCTTCTTATAAAATTTAATAATCGCAAACAAAAAACATTTTTCTCATTTGAGAAAGATGTTTTTTTACGAATCTCTATCTCCATTTTCCTACTCGTTTTATAAAAAATGAATATTTGGAATAATAAAATATTGTAATAGTGGTATGATATAATATAAAAATTGTAGTTAAATTTATATTGGAGGGGGGCATTTAGGGAGAAATCTGAAAAGGGCTATGATAATCGGAAAATTTGAAATGGGGAACAACATAGCCTTAGTAATTCATTTAATTTAATACATATTGATCGAAGGATTAAAAGGGGAATTAGACGTGTGAAAAATATATTGAAAATTGGAAGCGCATTTATTGGCGTGATCGTAGGCGCCGGATTTGCTTCTGGACAAGAAATACTGCAATACTTTACGAGCTTTGGAATACTCGGGATATTCGGAGCCATTTTATCAACGGTATTATTTTCAGGCATTGGAATGCTTTTAGTATGGCTTGGCAGTTATACAAAAACGACATCACATAAAGATGTTATTTACAGAATAAGCGGGCGATATCTTGGAATTGTAATCGATTTTATTCTTATTTTTACGTTGTTTGGCGTAGGTGTCGTGATGCTAGCTGGAGCCGGTTCGAACTTAAATCAGCAGTTTGGCTTACCGGTCTTTGTAGGTACGACTCTTATGACAATACTCGTATTATTAACAGGGTTTTTGAAAGTAAAACGGGTTGTTGCCATTATAGGAAGCATTACACCATTTCTCATTCTTTTTGTAATATTTATTGCGATTTACAGTTTTCTAACGATGAATGGAACTTTTGCATCGTTAAACGACGTAGCGCAAGCAACACCGACTACTTTACCAAACTGGTTTATTTCCAGTATTAATTACGTGTCATTTAATATCGCAGTTGGAGCTTCGATGTCCATTGTGATGGGCGGAGCTGAAAAAAATCCAAAAACAGCAGCGCTAGGCGGATTAGTTGGAGGACTTGTTTTAGGTATTCTGATTCTATTAATGCATTTAGCGATTTTCTCAAAAATCGAAGAAGTTGGTACACTGGACATGCCAATGCTGGGAATTGTTAGTAATTTATCGCCAACACTAGGTATTATCATGTCATTAGTTATTTTTTGCATGATATATAATACTGCGGTAGGAATGTTCTTTTCTTTCTCAGCACGTTTTGCGGAAACAGGGACACAGAAATTTAAAAAATTCTTTACGATTACAATGATTGTGGGCTATTTGGCAAGTTTTGTGGGCTTTACTGGCCTAGTGAGTTATTTCTATCCTCTAATCGGTTATTTGGGCATTATCCTTATTCTTGCTTTATTGGCAGCACCCTTTATTATTAAGAGACAAGAAGCAAAATAATTGAATGATTAGGGCATTAAAAAGTAAAGCTACCATTTTCTTTTTTAGGAAATGGTAGCTTTTTTGTCGTATCTTAACTATCAGCTTTTTTCTGTATGTAGTAATCAATCTGTAAAAACTTCATACCAAACAGTGTCATCTGATGGGTTGCGGTAAGGGCTCCTTGTTGTTCCTTAATTACAAAATACTCATGTAACGGCAGTTTAAATATATAAGAACCGATCGCCAAATACGTACCGGCATCGCCTTGCCCATCACTTGTTAAGTACAGTGCGCGGTCTTTTACGGAAAGCTGCAGTATACCGTGCATTGAAGAGAAGGGCAGAGGCAATGCAATATTCATATAGGTATTGGATGCATCTTGATGCGTGGAGTATATTGCATTGAATACCGGGTCACCATTGACCGATCTTTGCCAAACGCGCGGTTTTTCTCGGCCATCATGATGCGGATCAACTTGCCAAATTTCACCGTCCATCATAATCGTTTTTGAAGAAAACGGTAAATTCAGCTGTCCCATTTTCCTGCTGATGAACTGATACACAAAAGCAAAAGGTTTAAACCATGTAGCCCATTGAACAGACGCTTTTAATTCAAATTGTGTAGTACTTTCATAAAACTCACTAACTAATTCAGGAAATTCCTCTTTATTAACATAAGACGCCATATCATCGACCAATCCACGTACCGGTTTGTTTGTTGGGGAAAATCGCCCGCGAATTTTACTGACCGGGAATGCAAAACCGTAATGCTTTGTCGGTGGGACAAAAAGACTCCAACCAATCACAATCGCGATACCAAATCCTAAACAATTTAAAAGACCGTGGAAGTCCAGCATATCCGGAATATCTACAAGATTCGTTCCTGATAGATTGCTGTAAGCGTATAAAAACGACCAAATAATTGTAAAGCATAATGTCAGAAATGCCAGGCGGATGAAGAGACGCTGCATACGCGGCAATGGCCATTTCATAAAGCTGATGCTGAAAATGGCGAGTACATATAAGCTAACCGAAATGATTTCAACGATCCTTGACAAAGTGATCCCGACTGCTACTAGCATTGGTCCTGCAGCGATGACTGCACAGCAAAACTTGTAATAGCGGGTCATATGAAGACGCCCAATCAATCCGACTGTAATGCATAGCAGAAAGGCGGAGTAATGAAAATGAATAGCGGTCAGCCATGTAATAATCGGACTGAACCCTGTATTCAACTGCAGATGGAATGCCAAAAACCACAGTCCACCCATCACAATATAAATTAGACCGATATCGATCATCATTTCCGCTGTATTGACAAAGCCTCTTCTCAAAAACCGGTTAATCCCATAGGAGGCAACAATAAGCGTACTTAGTAAGTAGGCAAGTACACAAAGCAGGATGAGGAAATCGTTTTGTGTGAAATACAGTATTGTAACTGCAAACTGACCGGTTGCTATAATGAGTCTTTGCCAATTTTTCAGCAAAACTAACTGTTCCAGCATGACTGGTACAAAGATAAGTTGAGCTAGCGTCAAATAATAATATATGGATGTTGGTTCGTTAAATAATAGAAGCAAAGCCATACAAACAAGGCCAATGATTGTTAAAGGTCTACTGAGCACATGGCGTAAATTGACCAGCATACATCATCATCCTTCCGATAAGATCATTATAAATGGAGACATGAATCGTATACACATCGAGCACATCATCATACCCTTCCGTTACAACAACTCGGCCTGTCAGTTTCTTTGGCAAACCAACTTCTTTCTGACTGATTACGGCACGCTGTTCTGCGGAGCGGATCATTAAGGAACCGTCCTTTGTAACATCCATTTTTAAATCGGAGTAAAAGAGTGCAGGATCCCCTAAATAATCTTTTACGATTTGCCGTTCCAAATCGACTGTCATCGTCGCATTGAACTTGCGTGTTGCGAGTGGAAAATAGAAAGTGCGCTCCCAATAGACTTCGGCTTCCTTATCATTGTTCATTCTTGCGGTATTCGTTATTGTAAACGGAATTTCTTTCCCGGACTCGGGAAAAAGGAAGTTTGTTTTCGTAAACAGTTGATACATCGGTCGTAAAAAACGCGGTCCGGAATGAATGACTTGCATTGTTCCTTGTGCATGAAAGGGTTGGCCAAATGGAAGGCGGTACCTTTCCTGCAGTTTTGGATGCAGCCTGTGAAAGTCTTTGGCCAGCAATGTTTTGTAAATCATATTAAGCACCTCTTTTTCGTTTGCAGAATCTTGCTGTCGGTAATTCTTTTGTAAGCAGTAGAGCAATAATTGAAGCAATCCATAAACCAATGTTAAATGTAACGACATTAAATGGTGAGGTTGCAACAGAAGGTGCAGCAATAATTGCGCTTAATGTCAGCAATGGGAATAATAAAATTTGCGCCTTTATCAGCAGCGGTTGCAATTTCGGGATTAAAAAGAGTAACCCGATGATCATCTCCAAAATACCTATCCAAATAATGGCCGTTGATGCTTGACCTAACGTTAGCGGTGACAGTTTCATCAGCATCTCAATTTCAAGCGGATGCTTCATCAACACTTTCGGAATGAGACCTTGATAGAACCATGTAAAACTGAACAGGAAGCAGAGTAAATAATAGCTGAAAAATCGCCGGTATTGGGTTGCCGGTTTTTCTCCACTTTCAATCCATCTTGCCAGTACATTAAAACTAA is from Solibacillus isronensis and encodes:
- a CDS encoding MBL fold metallo-hydrolase, giving the protein MDKQMNYGDDYKFIPASSVKSGVSEELLPDLYVHTIQIANIIFYSSPDNNGFVLIDAGMPKSAQEIIDVAEKRYGKNAKPKAIILTHGHFDHVGAIIELVEHWQVPVFAHKLELPYLTGLENYPEPDPTVDSGLVAKMSPMFPNEAIDLGESVQELPPDGTVPFMEGFKWIHTPGHTPGHVSLFRERDGALIAGDAFVTVKQESLYKVFTQEKEVNGPPKYLTPDWAAAFESVKILAALNPSVAVTGHGVPMSGEELSEGLRKLVDKFDQIALPSNKK
- a CDS encoding catalase; amino-acid sequence: MENNNKKVEQLKQFTTKDEGQPLTTNHGLKLTNDEHSLTIGERGPTIMEDFHFREKMTHFDHERIPERVVHARGSGAHGVFESYGDASDITMAHFLGEKGRQTPVFVRFSTVAGSRGSAETVRDVRGFATKFYTEEGNYDLVGNNIPIFFIQDAIKFPDLIHAVKPEPHNEIPQAQSAHDTFWDFVVSNEETAHMTMWKMSDRALPRSFRTMEGFGVNTFRFVNANGEAHFVKFHWKPVFGAHSLVWDEAQKIAGKDPDFNRRDLFDNIEAGNYPEYELAVQLIPQEDEFKFDFDILDPTKIWPEELIPLRKLGKMTLNRNTDNFFAETEQIAFHVGHVVPGIDFSNDPLLQGRLFSYTDTQLIRLGGPNFHELPINRPVCPFHNNQRDGYGRMTINKGRVAYGKNSLQNNTPHVVTQNEGGYAHYQEKIEGRKVRARSLSFEDHYSQARQFWLSQTDVEKQHIINAFSFELGKVETIEIRKAAVDMFARVDRAMAEQIAQNIGVTPPDESIQQVADQQPSDAVSILKNQIPFLKSKKVGIIVDTNSNLEELITPLENEGVTVELISDKQGRIGEREIDHTLETASPVLYDGLIVAATFDSVVPKRKVQRFADEIFNHYKALGYASTEILDKGYANAPGVTTGISEFVEALKKGRHFDRTDATG
- a CDS encoding YkvI family membrane protein, coding for MKNILKIGSAFIGVIVGAGFASGQEILQYFTSFGILGIFGAILSTVLFSGIGMLLVWLGSYTKTTSHKDVIYRISGRYLGIVIDFILIFTLFGVGVVMLAGAGSNLNQQFGLPVFVGTTLMTILVLLTGFLKVKRVVAIIGSITPFLILFVIFIAIYSFLTMNGTFASLNDVAQATPTTLPNWFISSINYVSFNIAVGASMSIVMGGAEKNPKTAALGGLVGGLVLGILILLMHLAIFSKIEEVGTLDMPMLGIVSNLSPTLGIIMSLVIFCMIYNTAVGMFFSFSARFAETGTQKFKKFFTITMIVGYLASFVGFTGLVSYFYPLIGYLGIILILALLAAPFIIKRQEAK
- a CDS encoding YndJ family protein, coding for MLVNLRHVLSRPLTIIGLVCMALLLLFNEPTSIYYYLTLAQLIFVPVMLEQLVLLKNWQRLIIATGQFAVTILYFTQNDFLILLCVLAYLLSTLIVASYGINRFLRRGFVNTAEMMIDIGLIYIVMGGLWFLAFHLQLNTGFSPIITWLTAIHFHYSAFLLCITVGLIGRLHMTRYYKFCCAVIAAGPMLVAVGITLSRIVEIISVSLYVLAIFSISFMKWPLPRMQRLFIRLAFLTLCFTIIWSFLYAYSNLSGTNLVDIPDMLDFHGLLNCLGFGIAIVIGWSLFVPPTKHYGFAFPVSKIRGRFSPTNKPVRGLVDDMASYVNKEEFPELVSEFYESTTQFELKASVQWATWFKPFAFVYQFISRKMGQLNLPFSSKTIMMDGEIWQVDPHHDGREKPRVWQRSVNGDPVFNAIYSTHQDASNTYMNIALPLPFSSMHGILQLSVKDRALYLTSDGQGDAGTYLAIGSYIFKLPLHEYFVIKEQQGALTATHQMTLFGMKFLQIDYYIQKKADS
- a CDS encoding DUF4166 domain-containing protein, which gives rise to MIYKTLLAKDFHRLHPKLQERYRLPFGQPFHAQGTMQVIHSGPRFLRPMYQLFTKTNFLFPESGKEIPFTITNTARMNNDKEAEVYWERTFYFPLATRKFNATMTVDLERQIVKDYLGDPALFYSDLKMDVTKDGSLMIRSAEQRAVISQKEVGLPKKLTGRVVVTEGYDDVLDVYTIHVSIYNDLIGRMMMYAGQFTPCAQ
- a CDS encoding DoxX-like family protein; the protein is MKKKPIYVETVIDSSIEEVWHYTQQPDLHEQWDLRFTSITYNEKQHEEAPQTFTYTTKIMPGLSVGGWGESKGTHEKASGVKTSSLHFGTPQLISPIKEGRGYWQYIPNGDRVTFLTQYDYDVRFGRFGQLFDLLFRPVIGWATALSFNVLARWIESGEKPATQYRRFFSYYLLCFLFSFTWFYQGLIPKVLMKHPLEIEMLMKLSPLTLGQASTAIIWIGILEMIIGLLFLIPKLQPLLIKAQILLFPLLTLSAIIAAPSVATSPFNVVTFNIGLWIASIIALLLTKELPTARFCKRKRGA